The Sulfolobus acidocaldarius DSM 639 genome has a window encoding:
- a CDS encoding DUF460 domain-containing protein, with protein MKIIGVDIEAGSSPLSSRLPLYAIVVLNDKGEIEYKQEGINIGKLLRLVWEIRPSKIALDNIYELAPNERKLIKIISMLPDNVELVQVTYIEGEFKDLREILRSLGIEVQGKLNPIKTAYYNALLAFKNVGTAISLRESKTKIIVSRGRAIGPGGMSSNRYKRNLRGLVLRATKKIKEELNKHGFDYDYVVKRSKMGIERAVFIVYAPRESLYGIVKKMRGHDLKVEIKPIYKNKIEFKDSKRLLKPVIVGVDPGIEVGISIIDIYSNPIYLDSKRNIDREEIIEIIKKYGKPVLIATDVNPASDTVKKISAQLRCRLFIPQNSLSIDEKTELVSRFSENHGIKINDPHVRDSLAAALKAYHEVSQKLRQAEGILRRMDLDIEEHEILECIIKGSTINECIENEIEKEIGKSDEEIKIVQDKNSNQTVPDTYAKAEELMEYKKEIERLKRKIRELVLQNTILQHKLDEIRVEFNAEVERDRKIYELKLEIQNMQKVIENLNLAIVNKQKIIENMTEIIDKVIKSEYIVLKKDNFPIYMRLLNKKIFLFDEQISDDMIKYVGDDYIIIPESLLKDLNILYRERLSQESSKIDLKKLIDNYRKSRLK; from the coding sequence ATGAAAATTATAGGTGTAGATATTGAAGCTGGGAGTAGTCCTCTTTCATCTAGGCTTCCCCTTTATGCAATTGTAGTATTAAATGACAAAGGCGAAATTGAGTATAAGCAAGAAGGGATAAACATAGGAAAACTACTAAGATTAGTTTGGGAAATAAGACCTTCCAAAATAGCGTTAGATAATATTTATGAATTAGCTCCGAATGAGAGAAAATTAATTAAGATTATATCAATGTTGCCTGATAATGTAGAGTTAGTTCAGGTTACATATATAGAAGGAGAATTCAAAGACCTAAGGGAAATTCTAAGAAGTTTAGGTATAGAGGTTCAAGGTAAACTAAATCCGATCAAGACTGCTTATTATAACGCGTTATTAGCCTTTAAAAATGTAGGTACAGCAATCTCCCTTAGGGAAAGTAAGACTAAAATTATAGTATCAAGAGGCAGGGCAATAGGACCAGGGGGGATGAGCAGTAATAGATACAAAAGGAATTTAAGGGGACTAGTTCTACGAGCTACAAAAAAGATTAAAGAAGAATTGAATAAACATGGTTTTGATTATGATTACGTTGTAAAAAGAAGTAAAATGGGAATTGAAAGAGCTGTATTTATAGTATATGCTCCGAGAGAAAGTCTATATGGTATAGTAAAGAAAATGAGGGGTCACGATCTTAAGGTAGAAATTAAACCGATATACAAAAACAAGATTGAGTTTAAGGATAGTAAAAGGTTACTGAAACCTGTAATAGTAGGTGTGGATCCGGGAATAGAAGTTGGAATATCAATTATTGATATTTATTCGAATCCTATCTATTTAGATAGTAAAAGAAATATAGACAGGGAGGAAATAATAGAAATAATAAAAAAATATGGAAAACCAGTTCTTATAGCCACTGATGTAAATCCGGCTTCAGATACAGTGAAAAAAATCTCAGCACAACTGAGATGTAGATTATTTATCCCTCAAAATTCTTTAAGTATCGATGAAAAAACAGAATTAGTTTCCAGATTTTCGGAGAATCATGGGATTAAAATAAATGATCCTCACGTCAGAGACTCTTTAGCGGCAGCACTCAAGGCGTATCATGAAGTGTCTCAAAAATTAAGGCAAGCGGAAGGAATTCTGAGAAGAATGGATTTAGATATCGAGGAGCACGAGATCTTAGAGTGTATAATAAAAGGTAGTACCATAAATGAGTGTATAGAGAATGAAATAGAGAAAGAAATTGGGAAATCTGATGAAGAGATCAAAATAGTTCAAGATAAAAACAGTAATCAAACGGTTCCTGATACTTATGCGAAAGCTGAAGAATTAATGGAATATAAAAAAGAAATAGAAAGATTAAAGCGTAAAATAAGGGAACTTGTACTCCAAAATACTATATTACAGCATAAGTTAGACGAAATTAGGGTTGAATTTAACGCTGAAGTTGAACGTGATAGAAAAATCTATGAATTAAAGTTAGAAATTCAGAATATGCAAAAAGTTATTGAAAATCTAAATTTAGCTATAGTAAATAAACAGAAGATAATAGAAAATATGACTGAAATAATTGATAAAGTTATCAAAAGTGAGTATATAGTCCTTAAGAAGGATAATTTCCCCATATATATGAGATTGCTGAATAAGAAAATTTTCTTATTTGATGAGCAGATTTCGGACGATATGATAAAGTATGTGGGAGACGACTATATAATAATTCCAGAATCTTTACTTAAAGACTTGAATATTTTATATAGGGAAAGACTTAGCCAAGAGTCTTCTAAAATAGATCTTAAGAAACTAATAGATAATTATAGAAAGTCTAGGTTAAAATAG
- a CDS encoding methionine adenosyltransferase, giving the protein MAKNINVQQSHWANPDKLEVELAERKGVGHPDYIADSASEEASRKLSLYYLKAFGTILHHNLDKTLVVGGQATPKYKGGDVVQPIYVIVSGRATTEVKTPSGVENIPIGTIIIESVKDWIKENFRYLDVEKHVVVDYKIGKGSTDLVGLFEANKQVPLSNDTSFGVGFAPYSTLENLVLSTERLLNSKEIRSKIPEIGEDIKVMGLRKGKEIELTVAMATISQLIDDLNHYLQVKEEAKQKILDLASKLAPEYSVKVNINTGDKIDKGIVYLTVTGTSAEHGDDGMTGRGNRATGLITPMRPMSLEATAGKNPVNHVGKLYNVLANLIAQKVHKDVKGINGVQVEILGQIGRPINDPLIANVQLAAENITTEIKREVEGITDELLSSVTKLSELILESKTMLF; this is encoded by the coding sequence ATGGCAAAAAATATAAATGTACAACAAAGTCACTGGGCCAATCCTGATAAATTAGAAGTTGAATTAGCAGAAAGAAAAGGAGTTGGACACCCAGACTATATTGCTGACTCGGCATCTGAGGAAGCTAGTAGGAAACTATCTCTATACTATCTAAAAGCGTTTGGTACAATATTACACCACAACTTGGACAAAACACTAGTAGTAGGAGGACAAGCAACTCCTAAATATAAAGGAGGAGATGTGGTTCAACCAATTTACGTAATTGTTTCTGGAAGAGCTACAACAGAGGTTAAGACACCTAGTGGAGTTGAAAATATACCTATCGGAACGATTATAATTGAAAGTGTAAAGGATTGGATAAAGGAGAATTTCAGATATCTTGATGTGGAAAAGCATGTAGTTGTCGATTATAAAATAGGTAAGGGTTCTACTGATTTAGTGGGACTATTTGAGGCTAACAAGCAAGTTCCACTTTCTAACGATACTAGCTTTGGAGTTGGATTTGCACCTTATTCAACACTTGAAAATTTGGTATTAAGCACTGAAAGATTGTTAAATTCCAAAGAGATAAGATCCAAAATACCTGAGATAGGCGAAGATATAAAAGTGATGGGACTAAGAAAAGGCAAGGAAATAGAGTTAACTGTAGCTATGGCTACAATTAGCCAATTAATAGATGACTTAAACCATTATTTACAGGTAAAGGAGGAGGCTAAACAGAAAATACTAGATCTTGCATCAAAGCTTGCTCCTGAGTACAGTGTTAAGGTAAATATTAACACAGGCGACAAGATTGATAAAGGGATCGTATACTTAACTGTAACAGGAACTTCTGCTGAGCATGGAGATGACGGTATGACAGGACGTGGAAATAGAGCTACAGGTCTGATAACACCAATGAGACCAATGTCTCTTGAAGCCACAGCGGGTAAGAATCCAGTAAATCACGTAGGAAAATTGTATAATGTATTGGCGAATCTTATAGCACAAAAAGTACATAAGGATGTTAAAGGAATAAACGGAGTACAAGTTGAAATATTAGGACAAATTGGTAGACCTATAAATGATCCACTAATAGCAAATGTCCAACTTGCAGCTGAAAACATTACTACCGAAATCAAAAGAGAAGTAGAAGGAATAACAGATGAACTGTTGAGCTCTGTGACAAAATTATCAGAGCTAATACTTGAAAGTAAAACAATGCTATTTTAA
- a CDS encoding U6 snRNA-associated Sm-like protein LSm6, which produces MQAKIENPLKSLKTALNKIVLVKLKNGEEYVGRLEQSDGTMNLVLKDCTEYREGTSDPVAKYGRVLIRGSNILFISIDYESIMGKEK; this is translated from the coding sequence GTGCAAGCCAAGATAGAAAATCCTTTAAAGAGTTTGAAAACAGCGTTGAATAAAATCGTGCTAGTTAAACTCAAAAATGGTGAGGAATATGTTGGAAGATTAGAACAAAGCGATGGAACAATGAACTTAGTATTAAAGGACTGTACTGAATACAGGGAAGGAACTAGCGATCCAGTTGCCAAATACGGAAGAGTACTTATTAGAGGAAGTAACATTCTATTTATAAGCATAGACTACGAATCAATAATGGGTAAGGAAAAATAA
- a CDS encoding ArsR/SmtB family transcription factor: MELILTEPEDIIKVSKALSVMSRVNILKLVAEKPMSVTELSEFLHMTKGNISSQLAELEDAGLIEIKYENGVKGIKKIVKSKYTTIVISLSTGDTKEV; the protein is encoded by the coding sequence ATGGAATTAATATTGACTGAACCAGAGGACATAATTAAAGTATCTAAGGCTCTCAGTGTTATGAGTAGAGTAAATATACTCAAGTTGGTTGCAGAAAAGCCAATGAGTGTAACCGAGTTAAGTGAGTTTCTTCATATGACAAAAGGGAATATAAGTAGCCAGTTGGCTGAACTAGAAGATGCAGGGCTAATTGAAATAAAATATGAAAATGGCGTGAAAGGTATAAAGAAAATAGTGAAATCAAAATATACTACTATTGTGATCTCTTTAAGCACTGGCGACACTAAGGAAGTTTAG
- a CDS encoding CTP synthase: MTKYIIVTGGVLSSVGKGTIVASIGFLLKSSGYNVTAIKVDPYLNVDAGTMNPYMHGEVFVTDDGAETDLDLGHYERFIGINTTRYNNITAGRVYFEVIRKEREGKYLGQTVQIIPHVTDEIKGLVKKAVDDTNAEIAIIEIGGTVGDIEGLPFLEAVRQMKLEEEENLMFIHVALVEYLRVTGELKTKPLQHSVQELRRIGIQPDMIIARSILPLDEETKKKIALFTNVKPDYILSNYDVELTYEVPLILEKQNITKKIFNKLGLEPKEPKVAEWLEFVENMKNPSKEVKIALVGKYTKLKDSYLSIKEAIYHAAAKLRVKPTLVWVESSDLEKSEDEINKLKDVNGIIVLPGFGARGVEGKIQAIKFARENNIPFLGICFGMQLAIVEYARNVLGLKEANTTEVNPNTKYPIITLLDNQKKIVQVGGTMRLGAQKIILKEGTLAYSIYNSPHIYERHRHRYEVNPEYVDLLQKYGMIISGVSENGLVEIIELKNHKFFLGTQAHPEYKSRPLSPSPVFLNFLSVASA; encoded by the coding sequence TTGACTAAGTACATTATAGTTACAGGAGGAGTTCTATCTAGTGTGGGAAAGGGTACTATAGTTGCTTCGATAGGTTTTCTCTTAAAATCCAGTGGTTATAATGTAACTGCGATAAAAGTTGACCCATATCTGAATGTAGATGCAGGTACAATGAATCCATATATGCACGGCGAAGTCTTTGTAACAGATGATGGAGCTGAAACAGATCTGGATTTAGGGCATTATGAAAGGTTTATTGGGATAAATACGACACGTTATAATAATATAACTGCAGGTAGGGTTTACTTTGAGGTTATAAGGAAAGAAAGAGAAGGGAAGTATTTAGGACAAACAGTTCAAATTATACCTCATGTGACAGACGAAATAAAGGGATTAGTTAAGAAAGCAGTTGATGATACTAATGCGGAAATTGCAATAATCGAAATAGGAGGCACTGTAGGTGATATAGAGGGTCTGCCTTTCTTGGAAGCGGTTAGACAAATGAAGCTAGAAGAGGAAGAGAACCTTATGTTTATTCATGTAGCACTCGTTGAATACTTAAGGGTTACAGGCGAATTAAAGACAAAGCCATTACAGCATAGTGTACAAGAGCTGAGAAGAATTGGAATTCAGCCTGACATGATAATAGCAAGATCCATATTACCTCTTGATGAGGAAACGAAGAAGAAGATTGCATTATTTACCAATGTAAAACCAGATTATATACTATCTAACTACGATGTAGAGTTAACTTATGAAGTCCCTTTAATTTTAGAGAAGCAAAATATAACAAAAAAGATATTTAATAAATTAGGATTGGAACCAAAAGAACCGAAAGTTGCTGAATGGTTAGAATTTGTGGAAAATATGAAGAACCCTTCAAAAGAAGTTAAAATAGCTTTAGTAGGAAAATATACTAAACTTAAGGACAGTTACCTCAGCATTAAAGAAGCAATTTATCACGCTGCTGCAAAACTTAGAGTAAAGCCCACATTAGTATGGGTAGAGTCTTCAGACTTAGAGAAATCGGAAGATGAAATTAATAAACTTAAGGACGTTAACGGTATTATTGTTTTACCTGGCTTTGGAGCCAGAGGCGTGGAAGGAAAAATACAAGCCATAAAATTTGCTAGAGAAAACAACATACCATTTCTTGGAATTTGTTTTGGAATGCAACTAGCCATTGTAGAATATGCTAGAAACGTCTTGGGATTAAAGGAGGCTAATACGACCGAAGTAAATCCAAATACGAAGTATCCTATTATAACTCTCTTGGATAATCAAAAGAAAATAGTTCAGGTTGGTGGTACCATGAGATTAGGAGCCCAAAAAATTATACTAAAGGAGGGCACTTTAGCATATTCTATATACAATTCTCCACACATATATGAGAGACATAGACATAGATATGAGGTGAACCCTGAATATGTTGATCTTCTTCAGAAATACGGTATGATAATATCCGGTGTAAGTGAAAATGGATTGGTTGAGATTATAGAATTGAAAAACCACAAGTTCTTCCTAGGTACTCAAGCACATCCAGAGTACAAGAGTAGACCTTTATCACCTTCTCCTGTTTTCCTAAACTTCCTTAGTGTCGCCAGTGCTTAA
- a CDS encoding orotidine 5'-phosphate decarboxylase / HUMPS family protein: protein MYEAIMMRLISNLKNAKLIQVALDFINIQDAEKVAIQAIKAGAGIIEAGTPLVKAEGIRGLKRLRELNPNGIILADTKTADAGDVEVEIAKAGDANIMTVLGIMDDATIESAVKRAHELGLLVQADLINVRDVIGRAQELKKLQVDIIGLHVGLDVQKKRGISIVDLKNEIMEISNLNVIISVAGGLNKDRIKELVNLPINIFVVGGAITRAHDPFKATEEIVKIINA, encoded by the coding sequence ATGTATGAGGCGATTATGATGAGACTTATCTCTAATCTAAAAAATGCGAAGCTTATACAGGTTGCTTTAGATTTTATAAATATTCAAGATGCTGAGAAAGTTGCTATTCAGGCAATTAAAGCTGGTGCTGGTATAATAGAAGCAGGCACTCCTCTTGTAAAAGCAGAAGGGATAAGGGGTTTAAAGAGATTGAGAGAATTAAATCCAAATGGTATAATTCTTGCTGATACGAAAACTGCTGATGCTGGAGACGTTGAAGTCGAAATAGCAAAGGCAGGGGATGCTAATATTATGACAGTTCTAGGGATAATGGACGACGCTACAATAGAAAGCGCAGTTAAAAGGGCTCATGAATTAGGTCTTCTGGTACAGGCAGATCTTATAAATGTAAGAGATGTTATAGGAAGAGCTCAAGAACTGAAGAAATTGCAAGTTGATATAATCGGTCTACACGTTGGGCTAGACGTTCAGAAAAAGAGAGGTATAAGTATAGTAGATTTAAAGAATGAAATAATGGAAATAAGTAATTTGAATGTAATTATTTCTGTTGCAGGTGGATTAAATAAAGATAGAATAAAAGAGCTAGTGAATTTACCTATAAATATATTCGTGGTAGGCGGAGCTATTACGAGGGCTCATGATCCATTCAAGGCAACGGAAGAAATAGTTAAAATAATTAATGCCTAA
- a CDS encoding DUF2153 domain-containing protein — protein MESSNYLSNLDEWIKMQKNLLATLKELEKKYQNSSSDRLDLILATRVAFQHILRTIKAFDQWLQDPQIIKHMPKEMLEDVMKTTWELLENLLELDIRHTSEFKDLVVKLSKEGKLDPLIWSRPVEEGQQPQQTRRGFMPM, from the coding sequence GTGGAAAGTAGTAATTATCTCTCAAACCTTGACGAATGGATAAAAATGCAGAAAAACCTTCTTGCGACATTGAAGGAGTTAGAGAAGAAGTATCAGAATTCTAGCTCTGATAGATTAGACTTAATACTTGCAACTAGGGTAGCCTTTCAACATATATTAAGGACAATAAAAGCTTTCGATCAATGGCTACAGGATCCCCAGATAATAAAACATATGCCCAAAGAGATGCTTGAAGATGTAATGAAAACAACTTGGGAGTTACTAGAGAATCTTTTAGAACTTGATATAAGACATACCAGTGAATTTAAGGACTTAGTAGTCAAATTAAGCAAGGAAGGAAAACTAGATCCATTAATATGGAGTAGACCAGTAGAAGAAGGACAGCAACCTCAGCAAACTAGAAGAGGATTTATGCCAATGTAA
- a CDS encoding Trm112 family protein, translating into MKYRLLDLLACPICKHFPLQYHIFSYKKIQREIKDEKKPLCEIFCSFKNININEAKSSDLPCDECYQYEIVDALLYCPNCKRWYPVIDEIPRMLPDKLRKKEEEIDFLKRYKDKIPTNIVEEGLPFNLKEK; encoded by the coding sequence ATGAAGTATAGGCTGTTAGACCTATTAGCATGTCCTATTTGTAAACACTTTCCCTTGCAATACCACATTTTTTCATACAAGAAAATACAAAGAGAGATAAAGGATGAAAAGAAACCATTATGCGAAATTTTCTGCTCATTTAAGAACATAAATATTAATGAAGCTAAATCATCAGATCTACCATGTGATGAATGTTACCAATATGAGATCGTAGATGCCCTGCTCTATTGTCCTAATTGTAAAAGATGGTATCCAGTCATAGACGAAATACCTAGAATGTTACCCGATAAACTTAGGAAAAAAGAAGAAGAAATAGATTTTCTTAAGAGGTATAAGGATAAGATACCAACAAACATAGTTGAGGAAGGATTGCCATTTAATCTGAAAGAAAAATAA